A single window of Tuberibacillus sp. Marseille-P3662 DNA harbors:
- a CDS encoding small, acid-soluble spore protein, SspJ family produces MDLFHSKQNNEKKAKGNEQAKQEMLNEAENALPSDDELQEAVKKNKKNT; encoded by the coding sequence ATGGACCTATTTCATTCGAAACAAAACAATGAGAAAAAAGCAAAAGGGAATGAACAGGCAAAGCAAGAGATGCTGAATGAAGCCGAGAACGCATTGCCAAGTGATGATGAACTGCAAGAGGCCGTTAAGAAGAATAAGAAAAACACTTAA
- a CDS encoding MFS transporter, with protein MEEAVETVEHDDHSLKRVFKQPKAAWAVAFACVVAFMGLGLVDPILPAIGEQLNATPAQVNLLFTSYMLVTGVMMLVTGWLSSRIGPKPTLLLGLIIIVIFSALGGLSGTVDQLVGFRAGWGLGNALFISTALAVIVSVASGGTASAIILYEAALGLGLSVGPLVGGWLGAISWRGPFFGVAILMTIGFIGVFVLLSDVEKPKQKSSILDPIKALGHRGLLSMGIMALLYNFGFFTLLAYSPYVLGLSEHGIGYVFFFWGIFLAITSIFIAPKLEKRFGTQKTMYVILFLIAATLAIMGLGINSQATLIACVIIIGAFLGINNTLVTTAVMEVSPVDRSVASSAYSFVRFAGGSIAPWLAGKLSEWYNPETPFFFGACAVLIGMIVLFSGRNYMKDIS; from the coding sequence ATGGAAGAGGCTGTTGAAACAGTTGAACACGATGATCATTCGTTGAAACGTGTTTTCAAACAGCCAAAGGCGGCATGGGCTGTTGCTTTTGCTTGTGTTGTCGCTTTTATGGGACTCGGATTAGTGGATCCGATTTTACCGGCCATCGGTGAACAACTGAATGCAACGCCGGCTCAGGTGAATTTGCTATTTACAAGTTATATGCTCGTCACCGGTGTGATGATGCTTGTCACAGGCTGGCTGTCAAGCCGGATTGGTCCAAAACCAACGTTGCTTCTTGGACTTATTATAATCGTTATTTTTTCAGCACTTGGTGGTCTCTCAGGAACGGTAGATCAGTTAGTTGGCTTCCGCGCAGGGTGGGGCTTAGGTAACGCATTGTTCATATCAACAGCCCTCGCCGTTATTGTCAGTGTTGCCAGTGGCGGAACCGCAAGCGCCATTATTCTTTACGAAGCCGCCCTTGGCCTGGGCTTATCGGTCGGCCCCTTAGTCGGCGGCTGGCTTGGTGCGATCAGTTGGCGCGGGCCGTTTTTCGGTGTAGCTATTCTCATGACCATTGGATTTATCGGTGTCTTTGTCCTGCTTAGTGATGTGGAAAAGCCAAAACAAAAGAGTTCCATTCTTGATCCAATTAAAGCCCTAGGTCACCGCGGTCTTTTATCAATGGGGATCATGGCTCTTCTTTACAATTTTGGCTTCTTTACACTCTTAGCTTATTCCCCTTATGTGCTGGGTCTTAGTGAACACGGAATTGGCTATGTATTTTTCTTTTGGGGTATTTTTCTGGCGATTACATCGATCTTTATTGCACCCAAACTTGAAAAACGCTTCGGAACTCAAAAGACGATGTATGTCATATTATTTTTAATTGCAGCGACGTTAGCGATAATGGGATTGGGCATTAATTCCCAAGCCACGCTCATCGCTTGTGTCATTATCATTGGAGCCTTCCTCGGTATTAATAACACACTGGTCACAACAGCGGTCATGGAGGTTTCCCCAGTCGATCGCTCAGTCGCCTCATCAGCATATAGCTTTGTTCGATTTGCTGGCGGATCTATTGCTCCATGGCTAGCGGGCAAGCTTTCTGAGTGGTATAACCCGGAAACACCGTTCTTCTTTGGGGCGTGCGCTGTTTTAATCGGGATGATTGTTCTCTTTTCCGGAAGAAATTACATGAAAGACATTAGTTAA